Proteins encoded within one genomic window of Sulfolobales archaeon:
- the rqcH gene encoding ribosome rescue protein RqcH, with amino-acid sequence MSIKNMNWIDLSIWVREVSEKLRNSYIDNIYGFKGDIVIRLRSSSGERLYLVAMPGSHVFLSTREIFERRDMESMKGFIELMRRFVRDCRISDIRQVPCERILDIEISCGRDSYILTLELIPRGVIILRDLNGVIKTVSKVVKTRDRILRPGLIYKSPPARSVILCEKDREKLLKNFMKGYDIIRGLVIGLGIPPEISEEFLYRENLGRDLDPKKQDLSMIEGIIARAEKFIEEILRNARPCVVYDENNNPIDFYSITPISRDIDCKPRDSFNSILDEYYTKSILREVQEDSEIRKLREILGRLKTSREDLEKSLNSYREYLSFIEKNYLDLEKILECYKTHIKNPSVCPQDLDNMKIEFRNMKIILSLGDLSLEFDPREDLKKFYIDLRKKISQIEKSIKRIDDETKNIEEKLSRRKKEIEMSRDIMSIRSLKKIEWYERYHWYITSEGLIAIGGRDADQNESIVRKYLEEQDLFFHADIQGGSVFILKNPDKGSEKSITEVALLAGCYSRAWTLGYGSIDVYYVRGSQVSKSPPSGEYLAKGSFMIYGERKWIRGVELKLGIGIEIVKEGYPRVFIAPPDIIRDRALAYAIIIPGSENPHEIADKIIRKWIEKYKNYETMIRAIEPKDIISKIPGRSRLIEIS; translated from the coding sequence ATGTCAATTAAAAATATGAATTGGATTGATTTAAGTATATGGGTTAGAGAAGTCTCTGAAAAGCTTAGAAACTCATACATAGATAACATATATGGATTCAAGGGAGATATAGTTATAAGACTTAGAAGTAGTTCTGGAGAGAGACTATACCTAGTTGCTATGCCGGGTTCTCACGTGTTTCTCTCAACTAGAGAGATCTTTGAAAGAAGAGATATGGAGAGCATGAAAGGATTCATAGAGCTTATGAGGAGATTCGTGAGAGATTGCAGAATATCAGATATCAGACAAGTACCTTGTGAAAGGATCTTAGATATAGAGATCTCATGCGGCAGAGATAGTTATATTCTAACTCTAGAACTTATACCGAGAGGAGTTATAATCCTTAGAGACCTAAACGGAGTTATAAAAACTGTTAGTAAGGTTGTGAAAACCAGAGATAGAATTCTGAGACCTGGACTGATCTATAAGAGTCCTCCAGCAAGAAGTGTTATTTTATGTGAGAAAGATAGAGAGAAGCTTTTGAAGAATTTTATGAAAGGCTATGATATTATAAGAGGTCTTGTAATAGGCCTGGGAATACCTCCAGAAATCTCTGAAGAGTTTCTCTATAGAGAGAATCTAGGTAGAGATCTTGATCCCAAGAAACAAGATCTTAGCATGATAGAAGGTATCATAGCTAGAGCTGAAAAATTTATAGAAGAAATTCTTAGGAATGCCAGACCATGCGTAGTCTATGACGAGAATAATAATCCTATAGACTTCTACTCGATCACCCCGATATCTAGAGATATAGATTGTAAACCCAGGGATAGTTTTAATAGTATTCTAGATGAGTACTATACAAAGAGTATTCTAAGAGAAGTACAAGAAGATTCTGAGATTAGAAAGCTTAGAGAGATCTTAGGAAGATTAAAGACTTCTAGAGAAGATCTTGAGAAGAGTCTTAATTCATATAGAGAATATCTTTCTTTTATAGAGAAGAATTACTTGGACTTAGAAAAAATACTTGAATGCTATAAGACTCATATTAAGAATCCCAGCGTATGTCCTCAAGATCTTGATAACATGAAGATCGAATTTCGAAACATGAAGATTATATTAAGTCTAGGAGATCTATCTCTAGAATTTGATCCAAGAGAAGATCTCAAGAAATTCTACATAGATCTGAGAAAAAAGATTTCTCAGATAGAGAAGAGTATTAAAAGAATCGATGATGAAACGAAAAACATAGAAGAAAAACTGAGCAGGAGAAAAAAAGAGATTGAGATGTCCAGAGATATCATGAGTATCAGAAGTTTGAAAAAGATCGAATGGTATGAAAGATATCACTGGTATATAACTTCTGAAGGTTTAATCGCTATAGGAGGTAGAGATGCTGACCAGAATGAGAGTATTGTAAGAAAATATCTTGAGGAGCAAGATCTGTTCTTTCACGCCGATATACAAGGAGGCTCTGTATTTATATTGAAGAATCCCGATAAAGGTAGTGAAAAAAGTATTACTGAGGTAGCTCTTCTAGCAGGTTGTTATAGTAGGGCGTGGACTCTAGGCTATGGATCTATAGATGTATACTATGTAAGAGGTTCTCAGGTTTCTAAATCACCTCCTTCTGGAGAGTATCTTGCAAAAGGATCTTTTATGATCTATGGTGAGAGAAAGTGGATCAGAGGTGTAGAACTTAAACTAGGTATAGGTATTGAGATCGTTAAAGAAGGATATCCTAGAGTCTTTATAGCTCCTCCAGATATTATAAGAGATAGAGCTCTAGCCTACGCCATAATAATACCAGGCTCTGAGAACCCTCACGAGATCGCTGATAAGATTATTAGAAAATGGATTGAGAAGTATAAGAACTATGAGACTATGATCAGAGCTATTGAGCCTAAAGATATTATAAGTAAAATCCCTGGAAGATCTCGTTTGATAGAGATATCCTAA
- a CDS encoding trypsin-like peptidase domain-containing protein yields the protein MNGILENLNKEISEVIDRVKESVIMIIVEKVDLWSIIGFGQPMRGVGSGFIVGERLAVTNAHVVGDVRNVKILYSDGASGEGTVIARDRSRDLALVHIDRDDIKILRMGDSDKIKVGEIVFAIGSPLGLPGPSVSMGVISAVGRTIFGEADLVLEDLIQTDAAINPGNSGGPLVNLEGEAIGVATAIIPFAQGIGFALPINHVKRFIHMISKYGRPVRAWIGVYVAPLTQEIAKALGVGVKKGVVVVRSIPGAPAYSRGVRDGDIIMKANDVEIATAIDLRRVVEDSIDKGSVELEIMRRGKILRIEVPIYVEEL from the coding sequence ATGAACGGTATTCTAGAGAATTTAAACAAAGAGATCTCAGAGGTTATAGATAGAGTTAAGGAATCTGTTATAATGATAATTGTAGAGAAAGTAGACCTCTGGAGTATAATAGGTTTTGGACAGCCTATGAGAGGAGTAGGTTCAGGTTTTATAGTTGGCGAGAGACTTGCTGTAACCAACGCACATGTTGTAGGAGATGTTCGAAATGTTAAGATATTATATTCTGACGGAGCTAGTGGTGAGGGTACTGTTATTGCAAGAGATAGATCAAGAGATCTAGCGTTAGTGCATATAGATAGAGATGATATAAAAATCCTTAGAATGGGTGATTCAGATAAGATAAAAGTTGGCGAGATAGTTTTCGCCATAGGCTCTCCTCTAGGACTTCCAGGACCTTCAGTCTCAATGGGTGTTATCAGTGCTGTGGGAAGAACGATATTCGGAGAAGCGGATTTAGTGCTCGAGGATCTTATACAGACAGATGCTGCGATAAATCCTGGCAACAGTGGAGGACCTCTAGTTAATTTAGAGGGCGAGGCTATAGGAGTAGCTACAGCTATAATACCTTTCGCACAAGGAATAGGTTTTGCACTACCTATAAATCATGTGAAGAGATTCATACATATGATCTCTAAGTATGGAAGACCTGTGAGAGCTTGGATAGGTGTGTACGTAGCTCCTCTAACTCAAGAGATCGCGAAAGCCTTAGGTGTGGGTGTTAAGAAAGGAGTTGTAGTAGTAAGATCTATTCCAGGAGCTCCTGCTTATTCTAGAGGTGTTAGAGATGGAGATATAATCATGAAAGCAAATGATGTAGAGATCGCTACCGCGATAGATCTGAGGAGAGTTGTTGAGGATAGTATTGATAAAGGATCTGTAGAGCTAGAGATCATGAGGAGAGGAAAGATTCTAAGGATCGAGGTACCTATATACGTTGAAGAACTCTAG